One region of Salvelinus namaycush isolate Seneca chromosome 3, SaNama_1.0, whole genome shotgun sequence genomic DNA includes:
- the LOC120044033 gene encoding anoctamin-10-like, producing MLMSQCNRTVLPHCQTFSQLQLVSSYIPVALCAETILSIKALSLYPVKRREEVGGWRTLRRTPCQHQEEGTMTAFRDSMFLGGGNTRRKELTNVTMAAFMLPVQHLNEITPLILLEFHSEVEADTVDWLLGKILTPEPLGGLDLLARVISRTRAGGAIMVVGATPERLLLEADEDLLFRHKSCCPIGGQAREVGDLGRTRPTEGVYGMLSSAECVTLVQRILDRLRVGEGEEIQVLQRIPLLPGEPVMASLSRLRVLTSIYPLHEAPLLQSLQGRWWAGWCGLKPFSQREHWQLLEDIRAYFGEVVALYFGFESSLVSALFLKSTLSMFLSFYPLRLGNNLVFFTLSSVVWSELFLQGWGENRKALQRDWGTVVTQPSHSHSSTAAAVPRVAQGTAPPQPRIDAHPFGKMSLRRLQHSVAFLTCTLCLSSILILMYLHLDGLVGDFLLREELSFLFHNILVYLPKIALTVAMAGMDCVAFQLSQGLSPDPEPPGQQSPRQQPLLPEVILSCLFNHFSVHLYRALILNDLTMVRFHLFVQLATHLGIKLLSATLLPRLRRMRTPPGRAHQERQSPVLRQITEQSNRPPCDTQTWSYLELLISNCSVMFFSGIYPQCALWCLLTIIAKSCMDLWHLCSGARRPFPRTSPGDNVLWQRVFCGFEALAVLLNSLLLWSSLEFRLLFLSYTGWEMFRAFLLLQLSLLSLRGAVTFLLLHLAWFVGRKAEQPETRQPHLHRLHRHQHHQQQQQHSHIQ from the coding sequence ATGCTGATGTCACAATGCAACCGCACTGTGCTGCCCCACTGTCAGACATTCTCACAGCTACAGCTAGTGTCATCATACATCCCTGTGGCACTGTGTGCTGAGACAATCTTGTCCATCAAAGCCCTGTCCCTGTACCCtgtgaagagaagagaggaggtaggGGGCTGGCGAACACTACGCAGAACCCCCTGTCAACACCAGGAAGAAGGAACCATGACCGCCTTCCGGGACAGCATGTTTTTAGGAGGAGGGAACACACGGAGGAAAGAACTCACCAACGTCACCATGGCAGCCTTCATGCTCCCCGTGCAGCACCTCAATGAGATTACCCCTCTGATTCTGCTGGAGTTCCACTCTGAGGTGGAGGCTGACACTGTGGACTGGCTTCTGGGGAAGATCCTTACACCTGAGCCCCTGGGGGGACTAGACCTTTTGGCCAGAGTGATCAGCCGGACCAGGGCCGGGGGTGCCATCATGGTGGTGGGGGCCACGCCAGAGCGGCTGCTCCTGGAGGCTGACGAGGACCTTCTGTTCAGACACAAGTCCTGCTGCCCTATAGGAGGTCAGGCACGGGAGGTGGGGGACCTGGGGAGGACGCGCCCCACGGAGGGGGTGTATGGGATGCTGTCATCGGCTGAGTGTGTGACCCTGGTGCAGAGGATCCTAGACAGGCTGagagtgggggagggggaggaaattCAGGTGCTCCAGCGGATTCCCCTGCTCCCAGGAGAACCAGTGATGGCCAGTCTGTCCCGCTTAAGAGTCCTAACTAGCATCTACCCCCTACATGAAGCCCCACTGCTTCAGAGCCTCCAGGGGAGGTGGTGGGCTGGCTGGTGTGGCCTCAAACCCTTCAGCCAGAGAGAGCATTGGCAGCTGCTGGAAGATATCAGGGCTTATTTCGGGGAGGTGGTGGCCCTCTACTTTGGGTTTGAGAGTTCGCTCGTCAGTGCTCTCTTCCTGAAATCCACCTTGTCCATGTTTCTCTCCTTCTACCCGCTCAGGTTGGGGAACAACCTGGTCTTTTTCACCCTCtctagtgtggtgtggtcagAGCTGTTcctgcagggctggggagagaaTAGAAAAGCCCTGCAGAGGGACTGGGGGACTGTGGTCACTCAACCGTCACACAGTCATTcatcaacagcagcagcggtgccCAGGGTGGCACAGGGCACAGCACCACCACAGCCCCGGATCGATGCCCACCCTTTTGGAAAGATGAGCTTGAGGAGACTGCAACACTCCGTTGCCTTCCTAACCTGcaccctctgcctctcctccatcCTGATCCTGATGTATTTACACCTAGATGGACTAGTGGGGGACTTCCTCCTGAGAGAAGAGCTCAGTTTCCTCTTTCACAACATCCTTGTCTACCTCCCCAAAATCGCCCTCACGGTTGCCATGGCAGGGATGGACTGTGTTGCATTCCAATTGTCCCAAGGCCTCAGCCCTGATCCCGAGCCGCCAGGGCAACAGTCACCAAGGCAACAGCCCCTGCTCCCTGAGGTtatcctctcctgcctcttcaaCCACTTTTCCGTCCACCTCTACAGGGCTCTGATTTTGAATGACCTCACCATGGTGCGCTTCCACCTGTTTGTGCAGCTGGCCACCCACCTGGGCATCAAGCTACTGTCCGCCACACTATTGCCCCGCCTGAGGAGGATGAGGACGCCCCCTGGCCGCGCCCACCAGGAACGTCAGTCTCCCGTTCTTAGACAGATCACAGAGCAGAGCAACAGACCACCGTGTGACACCCAGACCTGGAGCTACCTGGAGCTCCTCATCTCCAACTGTTCTGTCATGTTCTTCTCAGGCATCTACCCCCAGTGTGCCCTCTGGTGCCTGTTGACCATCATAGCTAAATCCTGCATGGACTTGTGGCACCTGTGTTCAGGCGCACGCCGCCCCTTCCCTAGAACATCCCCCGGGGATAACGTTTTGTGGCAGCGGGTCTTCTGTGGCTTTGAGGCCCTGGCTGTCCTGCTCAACTCCCTCCTGCTGTGGTCCTCTCTGGAGTTCAGGCTTCTCTTCCTGAGCTATACTGGCTGGGAAATGTTCAGGGCCTTCCTCCTGCTGCAGCTGTCGCTGCTGAGCCTGAGAGGGGCGGTCACCTTCCTGCTCCTCCACCTGGCCTGGTTTGTTGGCAGAAAGGCAGAGCAGCCTGAGACTCGCCAACCCCACCTCCACAGGCTCCATCGCCACCAGCACcatcaacagcagcagcagcactctCACATACAGTAG